From one Lycium barbarum isolate Lr01 chromosome 6, ASM1917538v2, whole genome shotgun sequence genomic stretch:
- the LOC132644409 gene encoding uncharacterized protein LOC132644409, which yields MVAPSKPPPPVAPSHPDPQSESSSSAEELRESSSSSSSSQSEPQRAITPTLRPQPPIRQHAAEEREQERRETDIRMQAVYEQALRFSVEGSEDLYNKGCELPVQSLLGDDDNEDTVEEQHDEELEEDIPSLAKGKRSRASPDDENLDPILQNLDPFADLRPRNEEEERRTLKRLRQESRLTPDTVGDTSSSAQLIEPAHHTSPPPTAPPHDAAADPSA from the exons ATGGTCGCACCTAGCAAGCCACCCCCACCAGTTGCACCCAGCCATCCAGACCCAcaatcagaaagttcctcctcAGCTGAGGAGTTGAGAGAGTCGAGCTCGTCGAGTTCGTCGAGCCAAAGTGAACCCCAGCGGGCTATCACACCAACACTccgacctcaaccacccattagacagcaTGCTGCGGAGGAGCGCGAGCAGGAAAGGCGAGAAACCGACATTCGAATGCAGGCTGTGTATGAACAGGCCCTCCGATTttctgtggagggatctgaagatttgTACAACAAGGGGTGTGAGCTG CCTGTTCAGAGCCTACTAGGGGATGATGACAACGAGGACACGGTTGAGGAACAACACGacgaggagttggaagaggatatccCCTCTTTGGCCAAAGGGAAGCGGAGCAGAGCATCGCCGGATGATGAAAACCTCGACCCCATTCTCCAGAACCTTGATCCATTTGCTGATTTGCGCCCACGGAATGAGGAGGAAgagcggcgtactttgaaaaGGCTCCGCCAAGAGTCCCGACTGACTCCTGACACTGTAGGAGATACTTCTAGCTCAGCCCAGCTCATTGAGCCGGCTCACCATACTTCTCCCCCACCCACTGCTCCACCTCATGATGCTGCTGCAGATCCGAGCGCCTAA